One Flavobacterium sp. 90 DNA segment encodes these proteins:
- a CDS encoding ABC transporter permease, producing the protein MMLKLLRENIRIAFGSIKTQLLRTILTVLIIAIGITALVGILTVVTALENTVSTNFASMGANTFNINQYENTVRNRGGNEREVINPIISYPEAVAFKNKYKYPFTETSLSFTASSKAEVKYADQKTDPEITILGVDEHYIGNSGLETTSGRSFNQFDIDNNTYSCVVGSDFEKGLLKDVNPIDKVISIRGARFKVIGVLKEKGSTFGHSQDLRVLIPIQVARSLFTAPNINYTMSVMVSKKELLDEAVDNATSTMRRVRKLSPVRDNNFGIGRSDDLINRILGITKYLGWASWIISIITILGSSIALMNIMIVSVTERTREIGVRKALGATKVTISVQFFIETLLIGQIGGLVGIVLGILIGFGFAAAMSFAFVIPWMAIFAAFATSFMVAIVSGLYPAIKASKLDPIEALRYE; encoded by the coding sequence ATGATGCTAAAATTATTAAGAGAAAATATCCGAATTGCTTTTGGTTCTATCAAAACACAATTATTACGAACCATACTTACCGTACTAATTATTGCAATTGGGATTACTGCTTTGGTAGGAATCCTTACTGTTGTAACAGCGCTTGAAAATACCGTTTCGACCAATTTTGCTTCAATGGGCGCTAACACATTCAATATTAATCAATACGAAAATACGGTTAGAAATCGTGGTGGAAATGAACGTGAAGTCATAAATCCAATTATTTCATATCCCGAAGCTGTAGCTTTCAAAAACAAATACAAATATCCTTTTACCGAAACTTCTCTTTCGTTTACCGCTTCATCAAAGGCTGAAGTTAAATATGCAGATCAAAAAACAGATCCGGAAATTACTATTCTGGGAGTTGACGAACATTATATTGGAAACTCAGGTTTAGAAACTACTTCTGGACGCTCTTTCAATCAATTTGATATCGACAACAATACTTATTCCTGCGTTGTGGGTTCTGATTTTGAAAAAGGATTATTAAAAGATGTTAACCCAATTGACAAAGTTATCTCTATTCGTGGCGCTCGTTTTAAAGTAATTGGCGTTTTAAAAGAAAAAGGATCAACTTTTGGTCACAGCCAGGATTTACGTGTTTTAATTCCTATACAAGTAGCGAGATCTTTATTTACGGCTCCAAACATTAATTACACGATGAGTGTAATGGTTTCTAAAAAAGAACTATTAGACGAAGCGGTTGATAATGCAACAAGCACGATGCGAAGAGTTCGTAAACTAAGTCCTGTTCGTGATAATAATTTTGGTATTGGACGAAGCGACGATTTAATCAACAGAATCCTCGGAATCACCAAATATTTAGGTTGGGCTTCGTGGATTATTAGTATCATTACCATCTTAGGATCTTCAATTGCTTTGATGAATATCATGATTGTTTCGGTTACAGAACGTACACGAGAAATTGGTGTTCGTAAGGCTTTGGGCGCTACAAAAGTTACCATTTCAGTTCAGTTTTTTATCGAAACTTTATTGATTGGACAAATTGGCGGTTTGGTCGGAATTGTATTGGGAATTCTAATAGGTTTTGGTTTTGCAGCCGCAATGAGTTTTGCATTTGTGATTCCATGGATGGCTATTTTTGCCGCTTTTGCCACAAGTTTTATGGTTGCAATTGTTTCGGGATTATATCCTGCAATAAAAGCTTCAAAACTTGATCCTATTGAGGCTTTACGCTATGAATAA
- the hisS gene encoding histidine--tRNA ligase codes for MASKPSIPQGTRDFSPAEVSKRQYIIQTIKSNFEKFGFQPIETPSFENSDTLMGKYGEEGDRLIFKILNSGNFFFNKNKIDLPESIESLQVNSAETINLEQRIELNKFTGKISEKALRYDLTVPFARYVVQHQNEIEFPFKRYQIQPVWRADRPQRGRYREFYQCDADVVGSKSLWQEVELVQLYDTVFTSLGLEGVTIKINNRKILSGIAEVIGASDKLIDFTVALDKLDKIGEDGVKKEMIEKGIAEEALVKVQPLFSFTGTFSDKINQLSSLLVESEEGMKGVEELKFICDNVATLGLATATLDLDVTLARGLNYYTGAIFEVAAPKTVSMGSIGGGGRYDDLTGIFGLKNMSGVGISFGLDRIYLVLEELQLFPETVAATSKALFINYGDAEALYASQAIQKLRKENIKVELYPDNVKVGKQFQYADKRLIPFAVIAGEQEIASNSYSLKNLVSGEQISVDFEGLKAALLA; via the coding sequence ATGGCTTCAAAACCAAGTATACCACAAGGAACAAGAGATTTTTCGCCTGCAGAGGTGTCAAAACGTCAATATATTATTCAGACCATAAAAAGTAATTTTGAGAAATTTGGTTTTCAGCCTATTGAAACGCCATCTTTTGAAAACTCAGATACTTTAATGGGGAAATATGGTGAAGAAGGTGATCGTTTGATTTTTAAAATATTGAATTCGGGTAATTTTTTCTTCAATAAAAATAAAATTGACTTACCTGAATCTATAGAATCACTACAAGTTAATTCGGCAGAAACAATCAATCTTGAGCAAAGAATTGAGCTGAATAAATTTACAGGAAAAATTTCTGAAAAAGCATTACGTTACGATTTAACAGTTCCGTTTGCGAGATACGTGGTACAACACCAAAACGAAATTGAATTTCCATTTAAAAGATATCAAATTCAACCGGTTTGGAGAGCTGACAGACCACAAAGAGGACGTTACAGAGAATTTTATCAATGTGATGCCGATGTTGTTGGTTCAAAATCATTGTGGCAGGAAGTTGAATTGGTTCAATTGTATGATACCGTTTTTACTTCTTTAGGATTAGAAGGTGTGACGATTAAAATCAACAACAGAAAAATATTATCAGGAATTGCCGAAGTAATTGGCGCTTCAGATAAATTGATTGATTTTACAGTGGCTCTGGATAAACTGGATAAAATTGGTGAAGACGGTGTTAAAAAAGAAATGATCGAAAAAGGTATTGCTGAAGAAGCGTTGGTTAAAGTTCAACCACTTTTTAGCTTTACAGGAACATTTTCAGACAAGATAAATCAGCTTTCAAGCTTATTGGTTGAATCTGAAGAAGGAATGAAAGGAGTAGAAGAGCTGAAATTTATTTGTGACAATGTGGCAACTTTAGGTTTGGCAACTGCGACATTAGATCTTGATGTTACTCTTGCTCGTGGATTAAATTATTATACCGGAGCTATTTTTGAAGTAGCGGCTCCAAAAACTGTTTCAATGGGTTCTATTGGCGGTGGCGGAAGATACGATGATTTGACTGGTATTTTTGGTTTGAAAAATATGAGTGGCGTTGGAATTTCTTTTGGTTTAGACCGAATTTATTTGGTTCTGGAAGAATTACAATTATTTCCGGAAACTGTTGCAGCAACATCAAAAGCATTGTTTATTAATTACGGAGATGCAGAAGCTTTGTATGCTTCACAAGCAATTCAGAAGTTAAGAAAAGAAAATATAAAAGTGGAACTTTATCCGGATAATGTAAAAGTTGGAAAACAATTTCAATATGCAGATAAACGATTAATTCCATTTGCAGTAATTGCAGGTGAACAAGAAATTGCGTCAAATTCATATTCGCTTAAAAATCTAGTTTCAGGAGAACAGATTTCTGTTGATTTTGAAGGATTAAAAGCTGCTCTATTGGCTTAA
- a CDS encoding nucleotide exchange factor GrpE, giving the protein MKFKNIFKNKSNMTTENTEFDQELDEVTLENNANGEQLIVEELSVEEQLAQDLAKEKDKFLRLFAEFENYKKRTSKERMDLFKTANQEVLLAMLPVLDDFDRATVEINKSEDENLKKGVELIHEKLKSTLVSKGLEQVEVRAGDAFNADFAEAITQIPAPSDKLKGKIVDVIEKGYKLGDKIIRFPKVVIGN; this is encoded by the coding sequence ATGAAGTTTAAGAATATTTTTAAAAATAAAAGTAATATGACTACGGAAAATACAGAATTCGATCAGGAATTAGATGAAGTAACGTTAGAGAACAATGCCAACGGAGAGCAATTGATTGTTGAAGAATTAAGTGTTGAAGAGCAATTGGCTCAAGACTTGGCAAAAGAAAAAGATAAGTTCTTGAGATTATTTGCAGAATTTGAAAATTACAAAAAAAGAACTTCAAAAGAACGTATGGATTTGTTTAAAACAGCAAACCAAGAGGTTTTATTGGCAATGTTGCCAGTTTTAGACGATTTTGACAGAGCAACTGTAGAAATCAACAAGTCTGAAGATGAGAATTTGAAAAAAGGTGTTGAGTTGATTCACGAAAAATTAAAAAGCACTTTGGTTTCTAAAGGTTTAGAGCAAGTTGAAGTAAGAGCAGGTGACGCTTTTAATGCTGATTTTGCTGAGGCAATTACCCAAATTCCAGCTCCGTCTGATAAATTAAAAGGGAAAATTGTTGATGTTATTGAAAAAGGATACAAATTAGGAGACAAAATTATTCGTTTCCCTAAAGTAGTAATCGGAAACTAA
- the dnaJ gene encoding molecular chaperone DnaJ gives MKKDFYEILGISKNADAAEIKKAYRKSALKYHPDKNPGDKEAEENFKLAAEAYEVLSDPNKKAKYDQYGHQAFDGSGGFGGGHGGMNMDDIFSQFGDIFGGGFGGFGGGGGGPRRAKGSNLRIKVKLTLEEIANGVEKKVKVKRKVQAKGVTYKTCSTCNGQGQVMRVTNTILGRMQSASTCPTCGGSGQILDKRPSEADAQGMVQEDETVSIKIPAGVVDGMQLKVSNKGNDAPGNSIPGDLIVAIEELEHEFLKREGENIHYDLYISFPEAVLGVSKDIEAINGKVRIKLEEGIQSGKILRLKGKGIPSINGYGSGDLLVHVNVWTPKTLNKEQKQFFENALTDEHFVPSPEKSEKSFFEKVKDMFS, from the coding sequence ATGAAAAAAGATTTTTACGAAATACTAGGCATTTCAAAAAATGCTGACGCTGCTGAAATTAAAAAAGCTTACCGAAAAAGTGCTTTGAAATATCACCCGGATAAAAATCCAGGCGACAAAGAGGCAGAAGAAAACTTTAAATTAGCTGCAGAAGCTTATGAAGTACTAAGCGATCCTAACAAAAAAGCAAAATACGACCAATACGGACATCAGGCTTTTGATGGTTCTGGAGGTTTTGGTGGTGGCCACGGTGGTATGAATATGGATGACATTTTCAGCCAGTTTGGTGATATTTTTGGTGGAGGATTTGGTGGTTTCGGAGGCGGAGGCGGAGGTCCTCGTCGTGCTAAAGGAAGCAATCTTCGAATCAAAGTAAAATTGACATTAGAAGAAATTGCAAATGGTGTTGAGAAAAAAGTAAAAGTAAAACGTAAAGTTCAGGCTAAAGGTGTAACATACAAAACGTGTTCGACTTGTAACGGTCAAGGACAAGTAATGCGTGTAACTAATACTATTTTAGGAAGAATGCAATCTGCGTCAACTTGTCCTACTTGTGGTGGTTCAGGTCAGATTTTAGATAAAAGACCTTCTGAAGCAGATGCACAAGGAATGGTTCAGGAAGATGAAACTGTATCAATCAAAATTCCTGCTGGAGTTGTTGATGGTATGCAATTGAAAGTTTCTAACAAAGGAAACGATGCTCCGGGAAATAGTATTCCTGGTGATTTAATTGTAGCTATCGAAGAGTTAGAGCACGAATTTTTGAAACGTGAAGGTGAAAACATTCACTATGATTTATACATCAGTTTTCCAGAGGCGGTTTTAGGAGTTTCTAAAGACATTGAAGCGATCAACGGAAAAGTTCGTATTAAGTTAGAAGAAGGTATTCAATCCGGAAAAATCTTAAGATTAAAAGGAAAAGGAATTCCAAGCATCAACGGATACGGAAGCGGTGATTTGTTAGTTCATGTTAATGTTTGGACGCCAAAAACACTTAATAAAGAGCAAAAACAATTTTTTGAAAATGCTCTAACAGACGAACACTTTGTGCCAAGTCCTGAAAAATCAGAAAAATCATTTTTCGAAAAAGTAAAAGATATGTTTTCATAA
- a CDS encoding ATP-binding cassette domain-containing protein, with the protein MSNLLEVHKVVKQYGDYVALNEVSLNVPKGSIYGLLGPNGAGKTSLIRIINQITLPDSGHVILDGEKLQPKHVQTIGYLPEERGLYTSMKVGEQCLYLAQMKGLSKAEAKIQLEYWFDRLGIQGWWNKKIQELSKGMAQKIQFVVCVLHKPKLLIFDEPFSGFDPVNANVIKDEILALKEQGATIIFSTHRMESVEELCDHIALIHKSNKLIEGKLSDVKRQFRTNSFEVGILTSNVEGLMYDITQKFTVSPANFKSLNDDLKLDIQIGNATPNELLNILTQRGQVTHFVEKIPSVNDIFIQTVTG; encoded by the coding sequence ATGAGCAACTTACTCGAAGTACATAAAGTCGTAAAACAATACGGTGATTATGTAGCGCTTAACGAAGTTTCATTAAATGTGCCAAAAGGTAGTATTTATGGACTATTAGGTCCGAATGGAGCTGGAAAAACTTCCTTAATCCGAATTATAAATCAAATTACACTGCCAGATAGTGGTCATGTAATTCTTGACGGAGAAAAACTGCAACCAAAACATGTGCAGACTATTGGTTATCTTCCGGAAGAAAGAGGATTGTATACTTCTATGAAAGTAGGCGAACAATGTTTGTATTTGGCGCAAATGAAAGGACTTTCTAAAGCTGAAGCTAAAATACAACTAGAATATTGGTTTGATCGTTTAGGAATTCAGGGTTGGTGGAACAAGAAAATTCAGGAACTATCAAAAGGAATGGCGCAAAAGATTCAGTTTGTAGTTTGCGTATTGCATAAACCTAAATTGCTAATTTTTGATGAGCCTTTCTCGGGATTTGATCCCGTAAATGCAAATGTCATAAAAGATGAAATTTTGGCATTAAAAGAACAAGGTGCAACAATTATATTTTCGACACACCGAATGGAAAGTGTTGAAGAACTTTGTGATCACATTGCTTTAATTCATAAATCAAATAAGTTAATTGAAGGTAAATTAAGCGATGTAAAACGTCAATTTAGAACCAATAGTTTTGAGGTTGGAATTTTGACAAGTAATGTAGAAGGTTTGATGTATGATATCACACAAAAGTTTACCGTTTCGCCAGCAAATTTTAAATCACTAAATGATGACTTAAAATTAGATATTCAAATAGGAAACGCAACGCCAAATGAGTTATTGAATATATTGACTCAAAGAGGGCAAGTGACACATTTTGTAGAAAAAATACCAAGTGTAAACGATATATTTATTCAAACGGTAACTGGATAG
- a CDS encoding ABC transporter permease, which yields MSIISLIIKREFIAKVRNKSFVVMTFLSPLLFVAIAGFIGYLSSMKAETKQIAIHDETGLFANDFIKQNKKEAEFKYLNLSEIDVKALKDSITNESFDGLIVIPKTNNLKDLESKIEFISNNSPSIVFIEKTQDVIAEKITKINLETAKLDTLAIEKAQSAVNIHLVKASGEESLKGLNEIKIGIGGAFGYLIMMFIIIYGNMVMRSVIEEKTNRIIEIIISSVKPFQLMIGKIIGTSLAGLLQFMIWAIIGLGLMFAASAFFGVNVGPTARISPELMQTAQHEMSGTAQMYISELWNLPIASILIGFVIYFIGGYFLYSSFYAAIGAAVDNQTDSQQFLLPIIMPLILSVYIGFFTVVNDPHGTIAVVFSMIPLTSPIVMLMRLPFGVPWWQVAISVSLLFATFFLVVWFAAKIYRIGILMYGKKPTWKELYKWLKY from the coding sequence ATGAGTATAATTTCATTAATTATAAAAAGAGAGTTTATTGCAAAAGTTCGCAATAAATCTTTTGTTGTCATGACTTTTTTAAGTCCGTTATTGTTTGTGGCAATTGCTGGATTTATTGGTTATTTGAGTTCGATGAAAGCCGAAACCAAACAAATTGCAATTCACGACGAAACGGGTTTGTTTGCCAATGATTTTATCAAACAAAATAAAAAAGAGGCTGAATTTAAATATCTGAATTTATCTGAAATTGATGTAAAAGCATTAAAAGACAGTATTACAAATGAAAGTTTTGACGGTTTAATTGTTATTCCAAAAACAAATAATCTAAAAGATTTAGAAAGCAAAATTGAGTTTATCTCGAATAACAGTCCAAGTATTGTTTTTATCGAAAAAACGCAAGATGTTATTGCTGAGAAAATTACCAAAATCAATTTAGAGACAGCAAAACTAGATACTTTAGCAATTGAAAAAGCACAATCTGCGGTTAATATTCATTTGGTAAAAGCTTCAGGAGAAGAAAGTTTAAAAGGATTAAATGAAATAAAAATTGGTATTGGCGGAGCATTCGGATATTTAATTATGATGTTTATTATCATTTACGGAAATATGGTAATGCGAAGCGTAATCGAAGAAAAAACAAACCGAATTATAGAAATCATTATTTCGTCAGTAAAACCATTTCAGTTGATGATTGGTAAAATTATCGGAACTTCGCTTGCAGGATTATTACAATTTATGATTTGGGCGATAATTGGTTTAGGATTAATGTTTGCAGCGTCGGCATTTTTTGGAGTGAATGTTGGTCCAACAGCAAGAATTTCACCGGAATTAATGCAAACAGCACAACACGAAATGTCGGGAACCGCACAAATGTATATCAGCGAATTATGGAATTTACCAATTGCAAGTATCTTAATTGGATTTGTAATTTATTTCATTGGAGGATACTTTTTGTACAGTTCGTTTTATGCCGCGATTGGAGCAGCAGTTGATAATCAAACAGATTCGCAACAGTTTCTTTTGCCTATTATTATGCCACTTATTTTAAGTGTTTATATCGGATTTTTTACGGTTGTAAATGATCCACACGGAACAATTGCTGTAGTGTTTTCAATGATTCCGTTGACTTCGCCAATTGTGATGTTAATGCGACTTCCGTTTGGAGTGCCGTGGTGGCAAGTTGCGATTTCGGTATCATTATTGTTTGCTACCTTTTTCCTTGTTGTGTGGTTCGCCGCAAAAATTTACCGAATTGGTATCTTAATGTACGGCAAAAAACCAACATGGAAAGAATTGTATAAATGGCTTAAATATTAA
- a CDS encoding sigma-54 dependent transcriptional regulator, producing the protein MSKILIIEDEASIRRVLVKILSEENDTYQVDEAEDGVAGLDKIKNNDYDLVLCDIKMPKMDGVEVLEEAKKIKPEIPMVMISGHGDMETAIHTMRLGAFDYISKPPDLNRLLNTVRNALDKKQLVVENKILKKKVSKNYEMVGESEAINHIKVMIDKVAQTEARVLITGPNGTGKELVAHQLHEKSERANYPLIEVNCAAIPSELIESELFGHVKGAFTSAVKDRAGKFEAADKGTIFLDEIGDMSLSAQAKVLRALQESMITRVGAEKDIKVDVRVVAATNKDLKVEIAEGRFREDLYHRLAVILIKVPPLNERRDDIPALITHFTEKIASEQGNAVKVFSAPAIKLLQEYDWTGNIRELRNVVERLIILGGNEISETDVKMFASK; encoded by the coding sequence ATGAGTAAAATACTAATTATAGAAGACGAAGCATCGATCAGAAGAGTTTTGGTAAAAATTTTATCAGAAGAAAATGATACCTATCAGGTAGATGAAGCGGAAGATGGAGTTGCAGGTCTTGACAAAATAAAAAACAACGATTACGATTTGGTTTTGTGCGATATCAAAATGCCAAAAATGGACGGTGTTGAGGTTTTAGAAGAAGCAAAAAAAATAAAGCCGGAAATTCCGATGGTTATGATCTCTGGTCACGGCGATATGGAAACGGCAATTCATACGATGCGTTTGGGAGCTTTTGATTATATCTCAAAACCACCGGATTTGAATCGTTTATTGAATACAGTTCGTAATGCTTTAGACAAAAAACAACTTGTAGTTGAAAATAAAATTCTAAAGAAAAAAGTCAGTAAAAACTACGAAATGGTAGGTGAGAGTGAAGCTATTAATCATATTAAAGTGATGATTGATAAAGTAGCTCAAACAGAAGCGAGAGTTTTAATTACGGGACCAAACGGAACCGGAAAAGAATTGGTAGCGCATCAATTACATGAAAAAAGTGAGCGTGCTAATTATCCTTTAATAGAAGTGAACTGTGCGGCGATTCCAAGTGAATTGATCGAAAGCGAATTGTTTGGTCACGTAAAAGGTGCTTTTACATCAGCGGTTAAAGATCGTGCCGGAAAATTTGAAGCAGCAGATAAAGGAACTATTTTCTTAGATGAAATTGGCGATATGAGTCTTTCGGCGCAAGCCAAAGTTTTACGTGCTTTGCAGGAAAGTATGATTACCAGAGTTGGAGCCGAAAAAGATATCAAAGTTGATGTTCGTGTTGTGGCTGCAACCAATAAAGATTTAAAAGTTGAAATTGCCGAAGGTCGTTTCCGTGAAGATTTATACCATCGTTTGGCTGTAATTTTGATTAAAGTTCCGCCATTGAACGAAAGACGTGATGATATTCCTGCTTTGATTACGCATTTTACAGAGAAAATTGCTTCAGAACAAGGAAATGCTGTGAAAGTATTTTCGGCGCCAGCCATTAAATTATTACAAGAATACGATTGGACAGGAAATATTCGTGAACTTCGAAATGTAGTGGAAAGATTGATTATCTTAGGTGGAAATGAAATTTCTGAAACCGACGTAAAAATGTTTGCAAGTAAATAG
- a CDS encoding DEAD/DEAH box helicase produces the protein MKLKKINEKLQDALIENGLTEANILQQETFSTIKSGADCIILSPAGSGKSTTIVLNVIQQLAGHTEESPRALIFVEDKTKVLEMVELFEKYGKFSNLEVYGVHDKGDMDYDKNYISTGIDVLIGTPNKLSDMFTTAGYNVNRLKMFIIDDADPMLKLRHETKIMRISNSITKTQRIIFAEQLTERIEILADKMMLEPYLFDMDEEGEDELDEEEDEVQEEE, from the coding sequence ATGAAACTAAAAAAAATAAACGAGAAGTTACAAGACGCTTTAATAGAAAATGGTTTAACAGAAGCAAATATCTTGCAACAAGAAACTTTTTCGACCATAAAAAGTGGTGCAGATTGTATTATTCTTTCTCCGGCAGGAAGCGGAAAATCGACTACAATTGTCTTGAATGTAATTCAGCAATTGGCTGGTCATACTGAAGAATCGCCACGTGCTTTGATTTTTGTAGAAGATAAAACCAAAGTACTAGAAATGGTAGAACTTTTTGAAAAATACGGTAAATTTTCTAATCTTGAAGTTTATGGTGTTCACGATAAAGGCGACATGGATTATGATAAAAACTATATTTCGACAGGAATTGATGTTTTGATTGGAACGCCAAATAAATTGAGCGATATGTTTACCACTGCAGGTTATAATGTAAATCGCTTGAAAATGTTTATTATCGACGATGCAGATCCTATGTTGAAATTACGTCATGAAACTAAAATCATGCGTATTTCGAACAGTATCACAAAAACACAACGTATTATTTTTGCTGAACAATTGACAGAGCGTATCGAAATTCTGGCAGATAAAATGATGCTGGAACCTTATTTATTCGATATGGATGAAGAAGGCGAAGACGAGCTTGACGAAGAAGAAGATGAGGTTCAAGAGGAAGAGTAA
- a CDS encoding alpha/beta fold hydrolase, with product MEIIKTFKFLTIVLLAFFVVIYVVIVSYVYFNQVEMVFLGSKLSKDYKFDYQQKFEELNIKSFDGVNLNGLLFKAENSKGLVFYLHGNAGTLETWGKIAKVYTNLGYDIFILDYRSFGKSEGEIENEEQLNKDISIAYKTVTKRYPENKVIIAGYSIGSGLATILASANHPKALILQSPYYSFTELSSTRVPFFPNFMKKFSLETYGYLPKVKAPIYIFHGMKDQLIPYENSVRLKELLKDKVHLYPLKNQEHSFMNENLDFQNQLKIILE from the coding sequence ATGGAAATAATAAAGACATTTAAATTTTTGACGATTGTTCTTTTAGCGTTTTTCGTTGTGATTTATGTTGTTATTGTTTCCTATGTCTATTTCAATCAGGTTGAAATGGTTTTCTTGGGTTCGAAACTTTCGAAAGATTATAAGTTTGATTATCAACAGAAATTTGAAGAATTAAACATAAAGTCTTTTGATGGCGTAAACCTAAACGGACTTTTGTTTAAAGCAGAAAATTCAAAAGGATTGGTTTTTTATCTTCATGGAAATGCCGGAACATTAGAAACCTGGGGGAAAATTGCAAAAGTTTATACCAATTTGGGATATGATATTTTTATTTTAGACTACAGAAGTTTTGGTAAAAGCGAAGGTGAAATTGAGAACGAAGAGCAGTTAAATAAAGATATTTCTATTGCATACAAAACAGTAACGAAGCGATATCCTGAAAATAAAGTTATTATTGCAGGTTATTCCATTGGTTCTGGATTGGCAACTATTTTAGCCTCTGCGAATCATCCAAAAGCTTTGATTCTGCAATCTCCTTATTATAGTTTTACGGAATTGTCGAGTACGAGAGTACCGTTTTTTCCGAATTTCATGAAGAAATTTAGCTTAGAAACTTATGGGTATTTGCCTAAAGTCAAAGCGCCAATTTATATTTTTCACGGAATGAAAGATCAATTGATTCCTTATGAAAATTCAGTTCGTTTAAAAGAACTTTTGAAAGATAAAGTTCATCTATATCCTTTAAAAAATCAGGAACATAGTTTCATGAATGAAAACCTTGATTTTCAAAATCAACTCAAAATAATATTAGAATAA
- a CDS encoding DUF2007 domain-containing protein, with translation MGLMKVYSGSEVLALALQERLEEAGVETVKKDNIQSARLGGYGGSDLAVEVFIQETDFAKANPVIEDFRMSI, from the coding sequence ATGGGATTAATGAAAGTGTATTCAGGAAGTGAAGTTTTAGCACTTGCTTTACAAGAAAGATTAGAAGAAGCGGGAGTAGAAACAGTAAAAAAAGATAACATTCAATCTGCACGTTTAGGCGGTTATGGTGGATCAGATTTAGCAGTTGAAGTGTTTATTCAGGAAACAGATTTTGCAAAAGCAAATCCGGTAATTGAAGATTTTAGAATGAGTATCTAA
- a CDS encoding Cof-type HAD-IIB family hydrolase — translation MQYKMLVLDMDDTLLTDDHKISDLNKKVLLEAQAKGVYVVLASGRPTSAMTAYAKELELDLNNSYIISFNGAIISTVKDDLVLFEQSLTPEQIHDLYDYSIKMKTHIITYIDGAIVSETDSEYIEIEKEITGLPHHKVPSFKDAVTKPAVKCILLAEPSYLKELEKDLKLAMPHLSIAMSKPFFLEAAQNGIDKAASLKLLAAKLNIHQSEIIAVGNVGNDLTMIEYAGLGVWVDNVTPELRDRADVIVASNNDNGVAEVVQRYILN, via the coding sequence ATGCAATATAAAATGTTAGTGCTCGACATGGATGATACCTTGTTGACAGACGATCATAAAATTTCGGATTTAAATAAAAAAGTACTTCTTGAAGCGCAGGCAAAAGGTGTTTATGTGGTTTTGGCTTCTGGCCGACCAACATCTGCAATGACCGCTTATGCGAAAGAATTAGAATTAGACTTGAATAATTCTTATATTATTTCCTTTAATGGCGCTATAATCAGTACAGTAAAAGATGATCTTGTACTATTTGAACAAAGTTTAACACCGGAACAAATTCATGATTTATACGATTATAGTATAAAAATGAAAACACATATTATCACTTATATTGATGGTGCAATTGTAAGTGAAACCGATTCAGAGTATATCGAAATTGAAAAAGAAATTACCGGATTGCCACATCATAAAGTGCCAAGTTTTAAAGATGCAGTTACTAAGCCTGCTGTGAAATGTATTTTATTGGCAGAACCTTCTTATTTAAAAGAATTAGAAAAAGATTTAAAATTGGCAATGCCGCATTTGAGTATTGCAATGTCAAAACCTTTCTTTCTTGAAGCTGCGCAAAACGGAATTGATAAAGCTGCAAGTTTAAAACTTTTGGCAGCAAAGCTAAATATTCATCAAAGTGAAATTATTGCTGTAGGAAACGTTGGAAATGATTTAACGATGATCGAATATGCCGGACTTGGAGTTTGGGTTGATAATGTAACGCCTGAATTGCGTGACAGAGCCGATGTAATTGTTGCTTCAAATAATGATAACGGCGTTGCTGAGGTTGTGCAACGCTATATTCTAAACTAA